In Portunus trituberculatus isolate SZX2019 chromosome 24, ASM1759143v1, whole genome shotgun sequence, a single genomic region encodes these proteins:
- the LOC123508078 gene encoding anillin-like isoform X4 encodes MTWIWQHHPEAGRAGALVLSRRVVQFEIQKEGIKEEAVAGTFVYFLPAVMTDPFVQRMMARSHARRAAVAQTLGNKENVSMSDSTRSRLKHLSALHSGNSSEALSPLQPSVDNIEPPRTASLPKKSDFSPDRKLRKEPGDMEMHQPVKIGENQGPTSPHKPRLTSLAKRCQEINNWDDDYSYHSSSHGSQVAVGGNSASPKKFDVHGAYSLSASNPGKIKPLEVEELTKNTNVLQSPSRSSSTSSYGSVGSGGESSLSSYASLSPATKAPSSPHVAQHPKLQSNLQTPNKTELSQNANASPTKKLLWDRGLLNSLINLNDGLQEALEAQGFTPTDSRSKLYYDFKKDQQKNANEESPSKTFSTTRIPSPPASPSKGRGRDVSPSKVGEMRSRWEQHIRQASPERTDRSRSPRKTESPKKVPSPKKNQQVTSTSNTEIPSQSASVNHESPSKSPEKYNQSGFKRFTSERKSWREVSPHKPGPIGEVVKGEAPMPQAVPLVDQPFSSSVRERAAAFDSAKKQEPQKDPAEMSVQERLAIFSKKQGGALVPKAPFGQPVPAKALQSGSVGSQEAAIHSSVAHSQPVQRPSKRMASEAASTFEHHGSVSQKNDKHMSPDKKRITNFEQQRKAFEYIEDSWQDNDISSKVRAERQQEMEVLLNRFKKPKQMPKSNNIENRHQSLNEKPRYPVESESEYLESDESIGESSTSEDSSQDNMPGPPKPPRLYKDVIPEAPPLQDAVARRTQLSPLKVHQSPKKEFIPKMKPGCIYPSLSDIESHSEAPDSQDEDVKDSRYVYNMILPPDVCSPARKPFTPKKKPGFLYPSLSDIESRSEAPDSQDEETDSSFAESVLTCTSMESLGQKIQKVANTGSRRPLSMIEESTYSQTRVNSSMSESTMEALDAIDDAIDEALDDDLSPTPPKRQCSRDNMNVYKTPKINDTPPSHNTEEQDVTLAHSISMYRKQKPDVICTPVRQIIRRPDLHSPSPEPVSPSVTVSARIKELQEEVLEQQRVIAQASNAVSVVLKRPEQQGTPQHVEAEKLLLLSSQKRQSALNEIQRIKAEGALGQQSWAGDDTCMGSISISNITVPLKHEFLQRGMKGNDLYHLMVLVKHREQVISSQLMTTPECVVEGAVTFPNLIALHHLTSNFNITLEVYALSTQEPRQLNMKKEQSRMKLTPLKKLHKHESRTASPSIQSPGGPFAVRTSSFQLVGFTHLNMSTLTRNAWTLEMVPYSSSLDGHLLMHVNCSFEGGITERGFLTMFEDVGGYGAWNRRWCVLSGMHLRYWKYPDDETRKEASGKLDLRSCTTRRVELVSRDICARQHTFQLTLLRPAHPGEETNLVQEVKGSSVVTKMLLSADSKEERMVWCNKLNKALANIRAWDPDAMQPQDYQV; translated from the exons ATGACATGGATCTGGCAACACCACCCAGAGGCGGGACGCGCAGGCGCACTTGTGCTGTCCCGTCGGGTGGTTCAGTTTGAAATCCAAAAGGAAGGCATCAAGGAAGAAGCAGTTGCTGGTACTTTCGTGTACTTTCTTCCCGCCGTGATGACGGATCCATTTGTTCAG AGGATGATGGCCCGAAGCCATGCGCGACGGGCAGCAGTGGCCCAGACATTGGGGAACAAGGAAAATGTGTCTATGTCAGATTCCACTCGCTCCAGGTTGAAGCATCTCAGTGCTCTTCACTCAG GTAACTCCAGTGAGGCTCTTAGTCCACTTCAACCATCTGTTGATAACATTGAGCCTCCCAGGACTGCCTCGCTCCCAAAAAAATCTGACTTCAGTCCAGACAGGAAATTGAGAAAGGAGCCTGGagatatggaaatgcatcagccagtcaaaattggagagaaccAAGGCCCCACTTCCCCTCATAAGCCAAGACTGACCTCTCTGGCTAAGAGAtgtcaagaaataaataattggGATGATGACTACTCTTATCACTCATCTAGTCATGGCTCTCAGGTAGCAGTAGGGGGGAACTCTGCTTCACCAAAAAAGTTTGATGTGCATGGTGCTTACTCTCTATCTGCTTCTAATCCTGGTAAGATCAAGCCACTGGAAGTAGAGGAACTAACAAAAAACACTAATGTTCTTCAAAGCCCTTCACGCTCATCGTCAACGTCATCTTATGgcagtgttggtagtggtggtgagtcttCTCTTTCAAGCTATGCTTCCTTGTCTCCAGCCACTAAggcaccttcctctcctcatgtTGCTCAGCATCCCAAGCTTCAGTCCAATCTTCAGACACCAAACAAGACAGAGTTAAGCCAGAATGCCAATGCCTCTCCCACAAAAAAACTACTCTGGGACCGAGGATTGCTTAATTCATTG ATCAATCTAAATGATGGTTTACAAGAAGCTTTG GAAGCACAAGGTTTTACCCCGACTGACTCTCGCTCAAAACTCTACTATGATTTTAAGAAAGACCAACAGAAAAATGCAAATGAAGAAAGTCCATCCAAGACTTTCTCAACAACAAGGattccttcacctcctgccagccccTCTAAG GGACGAGGACGAGATGTCAGCCCATCCAAAGTGGGAGAAATGAGAAGTCGTTGGGAGCAACACATTCGTCAGGCATCTCCAGAGCGAACTGACCGCTCTCGTAGCCCAAGAAAAACTGAGAGTCCGAAGAAAGTTCCTTCACCTAAGAAAAACCAACAAGTGACCTCTACTAGCAACACTGAAATCCCTTCCCAGTCTGCTTCTGTGAACCATGAAAGCCCATCAAAGAGTCCTGAAAA GTACAATCAGAGTGGATTTAAACGTTTCACATCTGAACGCAAAAGTTGGCGTGAGGTTAGTCCACATAAACCTGGGCCGATTGGAGAAGTGGTAAAAGGAGAAGCTCCTATGCCCCAAGCTGTACCTCTTGTAGACCAgccattctcttcttctgttaGAGAAAGAGCTGCAGCCTTTGACAGTGCAA AAAAGCAAGAACCCCAGAAGGATCCAGCAGAGATGAGTGTGCAGGAACGTCTTGCCATCTTCAGCAAGAAGCAAGGTGGAGCTTTGGTCCCTAAGGCTCCATTTGGCCAGCCAGTTCCAGCCAAG GCTCTCCAAAGTGGTAGTGTTGGGAGCCAAGAAGCAGCTATCCACTCTTCTGTGGCTCATTCCCAGCCTGTACAAAGACCCTCTAAGAGGATGGCATCAGAAGCTGCTTCTACATTTGAACACCATGGATCTGTATCCCAGAAGA ATGATAAGCACATGTCTCCAGATAAAAAAAGGATCACTAACTTTGAACAACAAAGGAAAGCCTTTGAATACATTGAAGACAGTTGGCAGGACAATGACATTTCCTCAAAAGTGCGAGCAGAACGCCAGCAGGAGATGGAAGTTCTGCTGAACAGGTTCAAGAAGCCAAAGCAAATGCCAAAATCAAACAACATTGAAAATAGACATCAGTCATTAa ATGAGAAGCCAAGATATCCTGTGGAGTCAGAATCAGAGTATTTGGAGAGTGATGAATCAATTGGAGAGTCATCCACCTCCGAGGACTCTTCCCAGGACAACATGCCTGGACCTCCCAAACCTCCTCGCCTCTACAAGGACGTCATCCCAGAAGCCCCACCCCTTCAGGATGCTGTTGCTAGACGCACCCAATTGTCTCCACTAA AAGTTCATCAGTCTCCCAAGAAAGAATTTATACCAAAGATGAAACCTGGTTGCATCTACCCTTCATTGTCAGACATTGAGTCCCACTCTGAAGCTCCAGACAGTCAGGATGAGGATGTCAAGGACTCTAGgtatgtatataatatgataTTGCCTCCAGATGTTTGCTCTCCTGCAAGGAAACCATTCACACCAAAGAAGAAACCAGGCTTCCTGTACCCATCACTCTCAGATATTGAGTCTCGCTCAGAAGCTCCTGACAGTCAAGATGAGGAGACAGATTCTAG TTTTGCAGAGAGTGTGTTAACATGTACCTCTATGGAGAGTCTGGGACAGAAGATTCAGAAAGTTGCAAACACTGGATCCAGGAGGCCACTGTCTATGATTGAAGAAAGTACATACTCTCAGACCCGT GTAAATAGTTCCATGTCTGAAAGTACAATGGAGGCTCTTGATGCCATTGATGATGCAATCGATGAAGCCTTGGATGACGATttgtcaccaacaccaccaaagaGACAGTGCTCACGGGACAATATG AATGTTTACAAGACTCCAAAAATCAATGACACACCTCCCAGTCATAACACAGAGGAACAAGATGTTACTCTTGCCCACTCTATCTCCATGTACAGGAAACAGAAACCG GATGTAATCTGCACCCCAGTACGACAGATAATTCGTCGGCCAGATCTACACTCACCTTCCCCAGAGCCTGTTAGTCCATCAGTAACTGTGAGCGCCCGCATCAAAGAGTTGCAAGAGGAG GTGTTAGAGCAACAGCGTGTGATAGCTCAGGCATCTAATGCAGTGTCAGTAGTTCTTAAACGCCCAGAGCAGCAGGGCACCCCACAACATGTTGAGGCTGAGAAGCTCCTGCTTTTATCCAGCCAGAAAAGACAGTCAGCACTAAATGAAATCCAG AGAATAAAAGCTGAAGGAGCTTTGGGTCAACAGAGTTGGGCAGGTGACGACACCTGTATGGGGTCAATCAGTATCAGCAACATAACAGTTCCACTTAAACATGAGTTTCTccagagaggaatgaaag GTAATGACTTGTATCATCTAATGGTCTTGGTGAAGCATAGGGAGCAGGTGATCTCCTCTCAGCTGATGACAACACCAGAGTGTGTAGTGGAAGGAGCTGTTACTTTCCCAAACCTCATCGCTCTCCACCACCTTACCTCAAATTTTAACATCACTCTTGAAGTATATGCTCTCAGCACTCAGGAGCCTCGCCAGTTGAATATGAAGAAG GAACAGAGTCGCATGAAGCTGACTCCCCTAAAGAAGCTGCACAAGCATGAGTCTCGAACAGCTTCCCCATCTATCCAGTCTCCTGGTGGACCATTTGCTGTTCGCACGTCATCCTTTCAACTAGTTGGATTCACTCACCTTAACATGTCTACTCTTACTAGGAATGCCTGGACTCTTGAAATg GTGCCATATTCTTCTTCATTAGATGGACACTTGCTGATGCATGTGAACTGCAGCTTTGAAGGAGGTATTACAGAGCGTGGCTTCCTCACTAT